A section of the Prionailurus bengalensis isolate Pbe53 chromosome C2, Fcat_Pben_1.1_paternal_pri, whole genome shotgun sequence genome encodes:
- the CSTA gene encoding cystatin-A: MIPGGLSEAKPATPEIQEIANEVKPQLEEKTNETYQKFEAIEYKTQVVAGINYYIKVQVGDNRYIHIKVFKGLPVQDSSLTLTGYQTGKSEDDELTGF, from the exons ATGATACCTGGAGGCTTAAGTGAAGCCAAACCTGCCACTCCAGAAATCCAAGAGATTGCTAACGAG GTTAAACCTCAgcttgaagaaaaaacaaatgagactTACCAAAAATTTGAAGCTATAGAGTACAAAACTCAAGTGGTTGCCGGAATAAATTACTACATTAAG gtGCAAGTAGGTGATAATAGATATATTCACATTAAAGTGTTCAAAGGTCTTCCAGTACAAGATTCATCTTTGACACTTACTGGTTACCAGACTGGCAAAAGCGAGGACGATGAGCTGACAGGCTTTTAG